Proteins from one Naumovozyma castellii chromosome 3, complete genome genomic window:
- the MFM1 gene encoding Mfm1p (ancestral locus Anc_8.522) produces the protein MLPLSLGTVRSSLTITPRWSSLRKFSSSIPTFNTSSSSKNTAAILLHKNLLQRKNMLYGYGSGTVKCTVFDAFGVTGTQSMEMKRDDLVSTQGLLPRDLRKIEKSKQNDLVPSLLARKKNILISLLTIKALIKPDMVIIFDSFGSGISLDSRAHKTFLKDLQLRLRNQSTTELTQDPLPYEFRALEAIFISALSNLTSEMKVLLTVSQGILQDLENSITRDKLRFLLVQNKKLSAFSKKATLVRDMLDDILEQDDVLCSMYLTDNNYGTPRIHDDHSEIEMLLETYHSHVDEIVQMSENAISNVKTTEEIINIILDSNRNQLMLLGIRFSIGMLGMCGALWVGSLYGMNLENFMENSSFGFALTTGLGVIFMSFLYFKGIKQLHRLQKMSLLNSGKTEPPFIQMKK, from the coding sequence ATGCTGCCCTTATCTTTAGGCACTGTTAGGTCCAGTTTAACAATCACACCACGATGGTCCTCGCTACGAAAGTTTTCCTCATCCATACCAACCTTTAATACAAGTTCCTCCTCCAAAAACACAGCAGCTATCTTACTTCACAAGAACCTATTACAAAGGAAAAACATGCTGTACGGATACGGGTCAGGTACTGTCAAATGTACTGTCTTTGATGCATTTGGCGTGACAGGAACGCAATCAATGGAAATGAAAAGAGATGATCTAGTGTCAACACAAGGTTTACTACCAAGAGATTTGagaaagattgaaaaatccAAACAAAATGATTTGGTCCCTAGTTTACTAGCCAGGAAGAAAAACATCCTCATTAGTTTATTGACCATTAAGGCACTCATTAAGCCGGATATGGTTATCATCTTCGATTCATTCGGTTCAGGAATTTCATTGGATTCTAGGGCACATAAaacttttttgaaagatttacaACTACGGTTGAGAAATCAGAGTACCACAGAATTAACCCAGGATCCCCTGCCGTATGAATTTAGAGCATTGGAGGCAATTTTCATTTCTGCACTATCCAATCTGACAAGTGAAATGAAAGTGTTATTAACTGTCAGTCAGGGCATCTTACAAGATTTGGAGAATAGTATAACGAGGGATAAATTAAGGTTTCTTTTGGttcaaaacaaaaaactTAGTgccttttcaaaaaaggCAACTTTGGTAAGAGATATGTTGGATGATATATTGGAACAAGATGATGTGCTATGCTCGATGTATTTGACTGACAATAATTATGGTACACCAAGAATTCATGATGATCATAGTGAAATTGAGATGCTTCTGGAAACTTACCATAGTCatgttgatgaaattgtccAAATGAGTGAGAATGCAATATCTAATGTTAAGACAACGGAAGAGAtcattaatatcattttaGATTCCAATAGGAATCAATTAATGTTATTAGGTATTAGATTTAGTATTGGGATGTTAGGAATGTGTGGTGCATTATGGGTTGGCTCACTTTATGGTAtgaatttggaaaatttcatgGAAAATTCCTCCTTTGGGTTTGCATTGACAACCGGATTGGGTGTTATATTCATGTCGTTCCTGTATTTTAAAGGAATAAAACAGCTGCATCGTTTGCAAAAGATGTCTCTGCTAAACAGCGGGAAAACAGAACCTCCATTTatacaaatgaaaaaataa
- the TIM50 gene encoding protein translocase subunit TIM50 (ancestral locus Anc_8.527), giving the protein MPMLLLPIARQLCRASSSPLVRMAAPAVLSAVSQHELKRNLHYSSTMLDAKKKKEGPKSILTDDLLAKAGLDVDEMNAKKDGTGEEKESSSHEGEAEEEGSGEAKTRKKRSRKTSTDIKREKYANWFYIFSFSGLAGGALYMTRDWDASEPEEIKKDIGNGYSAGLMYQRFKARFNSMFTYFQEPPFPDLLPPPPPAPYQRPLTLVITLEDFLVHSEWSQKYGWRTAKRPGVDYFLGYLSQYYEIVLFSSNYMMYGEKIAEKLDPLHAFISYNLFKEHCVYKDGVHIKDLSKLNRDVNKVLIIDTEPNNYKLQPENAIPVKPWDGKADDELLRLIPFLEYLATQQTEDVKPILNSFHDKYELPEEFNNRVIKLREKFEKDQKLKQDGNWALKALGVATNLTGQGSKFPLDLIREEGEKNYVRFMKLIEEEKEKMRIQQEQMSGQTFTLKDYVEGNIPTPEEQMQAQLEKQKEIDELFEQKKKEKAQEQQKQ; this is encoded by the coding sequence ATGCCGATGCTGCTGCTACCTATTGCTAGACAACTCTGTCGTGCATCGTCGTCACCATTAGTTAGGATGGCTGCTCCTGCAGTGTTATCCGCTGTGAGTCAACACGagttgaaaagaaatttgcaTTATTCGTCCACTATGCTGGAtgcaaagaagaagaaggaggGTCCAAAGTCTATCCTTACTGATGATTTGCTTGCCAAGGCTGGGTTGGATGTGGATGAGATGAATGCTAAGAAAGATGGGACTGGTGAAGAGAAGGAAAGTAGTAGTCACGAAGGTGAAGCGGAGGAAGAAGGAAGTGGTGAGGCCAAGACgagaaagaagaggagTAGAAAGACCTCCACTGATATTAAGAGGGAGAAGTATGCCAATTGGTTCTatatcttttccttttccgGTCTTGCTGGAGGTGCATTATACATGACTAGAGATTGGGATGCTTCCGAACCGGAGGAAATTAAGAAAGATATTGGTAATGGGTACAGTGCTGGATTAATGTATCAAAGGTTCAAAGCACGTTTCAATTCCATGTTTACTTATTTCCAAGAACCTCCATTCCCTGATTTATTACCACCTCCACCACCGGCACCATACCAAAGACCATTAACTTTGGTCATTACTTTGGAAGACTTTTTAGTTCATTCCGAATGGTCGCAAAAGTACGGTTGGAGGACCGCTAAGAGACCGGGAGTGGATTATTTCCTTGGTTATTTGTCTCAATACTATgaaattgttttattttcatcgAATTATATGATGTATGGTGAAAAGATTGCAGAGAAATTGGATCCACTTCATGCGTTCATTTCATACAATTTGTTCAAAGAGCATTGTGTTTACAAGGACGGTGTTCACATTAAGgatttatccaaattgAACAGAGATGTGAATAAAGTTTTGATTATTGATACTGAGCcaaataattataaattGCAACCAGAGAATGCCATTCCTGTGAAACCATGGGATGGTAAGgcagatgatgaattgttaAGATTGATTccatttttggaatatttagCTACACAACAAACTGAAGATGTTAAACCAATTTTGAATAGTTTCCATGATAAATATGAATTAcctgaagaatttaataatcgtgttattaaattgagggagaaatttgaaaaggatcaaaaattgaaacaagaTGGTAATTGGGCATTAAAGGCTCTTGGTGTTGCTACAAATTTAACTGGACAAGGTTCCAAATTCCCCTTAGATCTAATTCGtgaagaaggtgaaaaGAATTATGTTCGCttcatgaaattgattgaagaggagaaggaaaagatgAGGATCCAACAGGAACAAATGAGTGGTCAAACATTCACTTTGAAGGACTACGTGGAGGGTAACATCCCTACTCCAGAAGAGCAAATGCAAGCTCAATTAGAGAAGCagaaggaaattgatgaaCTTTTcgaacaaaagaagaaagagaaagcGCAGGAGCAGCAAAAGCAATGA
- the GRX5 gene encoding monothiol glutaredoxin GRX5 (ancestral locus Anc_8.519) has protein sequence MFLSKFKLQRTISPLIRSSNLLFRPQPRLFMSTEIRKAIEDAVASAPVVLFMKGTPEFPKCGFSKATIQLLGQQGVDPAKFAAYNVLEDPELREAIKEFTEWPTIPQLFVENEFVGGCDVITSMARSGELAELLDEARALVPEEVEEKESDSKQEATQTKE, from the coding sequence ATGTTTTTATCAAAGTTCAAACTCCAAAGGACTATAAGTCCTCTTATTCGCTCCTCTAACCTTTTATTCCGCCCACAACCACGATTATTTATGAGCACAGAAATAAGGAAAGCTATTGAGGATGCAGTTGCTTCCGCCCCTGTGGTGTTATTTATGAAAGGTACGCCTGAATTCCCCAAATGTGGTTTCTCAAAGGCAACAATTCAGTTACTTGGTCAACAAGGTGTGGATCCTGCCAAATTTGCTGCATACAACGTGTTAGAGGATCCTGAATTACGTGAGGCCATTAAGGAATTTACAGAATGGCCAACTATACCTCAACTGTTTGTTGAGAATGAGTTTGTTGGAGGTTGCGATGTTATTACAAGCATGGCGAGATCGGGCGAACTAGCAgaattattggatgaaGCCCGTGCCTTAGTTCCTGAAGAAGtagaagaaaaagaatcAGACTCGAAACAAGAAGCTACACAAACCAAAGAGTAA
- the CWC27 gene encoding putative peptidylprolyl isomerase CWC27 (ancestral locus Anc_8.528) produces MSSALEPQTTAKCIIHTNKGLLNVELWCKEVPRTCHNFLKFCSQGTLKGLSFKQISERNKSLILSVPLPEKKEDVPREYNLRIKVFKDGILCWDTQKHQLIISTSDWGQQTFSNSINIFGKVVGTSIYTFRDILHGELDPEDKNEFLYPAIIENVEVTIPYFDDLLVDDKKRTLINTDGEEDRDIKKLKPAGKIKISYEDEDEDDDDDNELPAFKIKLPQSLQELPEKVDLDKKDDTDAGGSVSSSSAEEEEEEKEIQENTNANEDEPATDRERQTLQMLALFQSNIKNKNTKILSHES; encoded by the coding sequence ATGTCAAGCGCATTGGAACCACAGACTACTGCCAAATGCATCATCCATACGAATAAGGGTCTTTTGAATGTGGAATTATGGTGTAAGGAGGTCCCCAGGACATGCCATAATTTCCTGAAATTTTGCTCGCAAGGTACTTTGAAGGGTTTATCCTTTAAACAGATTTCAGAAAGGAATAAGTCTCTGATACTCTCTGTGCCATTGCCTGAGAAAAAGGAGGACGTTCCAAGGGAGTATAACTTAAGAATAAAGGTGTTCAAGGATGGGATTCTATGTTGGGATACTCAGAAAcatcaattgattatttcCACCTCGGATTGGGGGCAACAAACATTTAGCAATAgtattaatatatttgggAAAGTTGTCGGGACATCCATTTATACGTTTAGAGATATTTTACATGGTGAATTGGATCCCGAGGATAAGAATGAATTCTTATATCCTgccattattgaaaatgtagAAGTTACGATACCATATTTTGATGATCTTCTTGTTGATGATAAGAAGCGTACACTCATTAATACTGATGGTGAAGAGGACAGGGATATTAAGAAGTTGAAACCTGCGGggaaaatcaaaataagttatgaggatgaagatgaggacgacgatgatgataatgaattgCCAGCTTTCAAGATAAAACTGCCGCAATCGTTACAGGAACTACCTGAAAAGGTTGATCTAGACAAGAAGGATGATACTGATGCTGGTGGAAGTGTCTCGTCATCCTCTgccgaagaagaagaagaagaaaaggaaatacAGGAGAATACTAACGccaatgaagatgaaccTGCTACAGACAGGGAACGCCAAACTTTGCAAATGTTAGCCCTTTTCCAATCTAAcatcaaaaataaaaatacaaaGATTCTAAGTCATGAATCATAG
- the VPS28 gene encoding ESCRT-I subunit protein VPS28 (ancestral locus Anc_8.529): protein MSARAPINHFGTTNSTRPFPPQLYQELPLFPPETTTSKDKETIDSLSEIYSIIIALDHVEKAYLRDSITDSQYTATVNKLLAQYNTYLNNENVRAQFHDLKHFRERFNIVASNAITRLERGIPVTVEHAIDNEQGQNQGENKFNGKNVAEATGNFITVMDALKLNYKAKDQLHPLLAELLLSVNRVTNVNFEHRAKLVEWIVKINKMQVDQLLTDNEVRELLFDLDLAYKSFYALLG from the coding sequence GTCAGCAAGGGCACCCATAAACCATTTCGGCACCACGAACAGCACACGACCATTTCCACCACAACTGTACCAGGAACTCCCGCTTTTCCCTCCAGAAACCACAACATCGAAGGACAAGGAAACCATTGACTCCCTCTCAGAAATCTACTCAATCATCATCGCTTTGGACCACGTTGAGAAAGCTTACTTGAGAGATTCCATCACTGACTCACAATATACTGCCACTGTGAACAAATTGCTGGCTCAATACAACACATATTTGAACAATGAGAACGTGAGGGCGCAATTCCatgatttgaaacattttaGGGAAAGGTTTAATATCGTGGCATCCAATGCCATTACTAGACTGGAAAGAGGCATACCTGTCACTGTGGAGCATGCAATTGATAACGAACAGGGCCAGAATCAAGGTGAGAATAAGTTTAATGGGAAGAATGTGGCGGAGGCCACGGGGAATTTCATTACTGTGATGGATGCTTTGAAACTGAATTATAAGGCTAAAGATCAATTACATCCATTGTTGGCGGAACTATTGTTGAGTGTTAATAGAGTGACGAATGTGAATTTTGAACATAGGGCCAAATTGGTAGAGTGGATCGTCaagataaataaaatgCAAGTGGATCAATTGTTGACTGATAATGAGGTGAGAGAATTATTGTTTGATTTAGATTTGGCATATAAAAGTTTTTACGCCCTATTGGGTTAG
- the ALD6 gene encoding aldehyde dehydrogenase (NADP(+)) ALD6 (ancestral locus Anc_8.525) has product MTKINFEAAEPATITLPNGITYNQPTGLFINNEFMKSQDYKTIKVENPATAEIVCEVSSGTSEDVEYAVESAEHAFNDTDWATQDPKIRGRYLSKLADLMEENLELMASIETLDNGKTLALSRGDVGLAINCIRDAASYADKINGRTINSGDGYMNFTVKEPIGVCGQIIPWNFPLMMLSWKIAPALAMGNVIILKPASATPLNALFFASLCKKVGIPAGVVNIIPGPGRTVGNAITTHPRIRKAAFTGSTEIGKDIAIKASGSNLKKITLELGGKSAHLVFDDANIEKTLPNLVNGIFKNAGQICSSGSRIYVQEGIYDKLMPAFKKYVENLKVGDPFDESNFQGAITNREQYETILKYIKIGKEEGAKILTGGETIGNKGYFIKPTIFYDVKEDMEIVREEIFGPVVTVSKFKDIEDGVAMANASEFGLGAGIETENLSTALKVAKMLKSGTVWINTYNDFDSRVPFGGVKQSGYGREMGEEVYDCYTEVKAIRIKL; this is encoded by the coding sequence ATGACTAAGATTAACTTTGAAGCTGCTGAACCAGCAACCATCACTCTACCAAACGGTATCACATACAACCAACCAACCGGTCTATTCATCAACAATGAATTCATGAAATCTCAAGATTACAAGACTATTAAAGTGGAAAATCCAGCCACTGCAGAAATAGTATGCGAAGTCTCTTCAGGGACTTCCGAAGATGTCGAATACGCAGTGGAATCCGCTGAACACGCATTCAATGACACAGATTGGGCCACTCAAGACCCCAAAATTAGAGGCCGTTACTTGTCCAAATTGGCTGACTTaatggaagaaaatttggaattgatGGCTTCCATTGAAACTCTAGATAACGGTAAGACTTTAGCCTTATCCCGTGGGGATGTCGGTCTTGCCATCAACTGTATCAGAGACGCCGCCTCCTATGCTGATAAGATTAATGGTAGAACCATTAACAGTGGGGACGGATACATGAATTTCACCGTTAAGGAACCAATTGGTGTCTGTGGTCAAATCATTCCTTGGAATTTCccattgatgatgttgTCATGGAAGATCGCTCCTGCCTTAGCCATGGGTAACGTTATCATTTTGAAACCCGCTTCAGCTACTCCATTAAACGCTCTATTCTTCGCTTCCTTGTGTAAGAAGGTTGGGATCCCAGCTGGTGTAGTTAATATCATTCCTGGTCCAGGGAGAACGGTCGGTAACGCCATTACTACTCATCCAAGAATTAGAAAGGCTGCCTTTACTGGGTCCACTGAAATCGGTAAGGATATCGCTATCAAGGCTTCTGgttccaatttgaaaaagatcACTTTGGAATTAGGTGGTAAATCTGCTCATTTGGTCTTCGATGACGCAAACATTGAAAAGACTTTACCTAATTTGGTCAACGGTATCTTTAAGAATGCCGGTCAAATTTGTTCATCTGGTTCAAGAATTTACGTACAAGAAGGTATTTACGATAAGTTGATGCCTGCATTTAAAAAGTACGTGGAAAACTTGAAGGTCGGTGACCCATTCGATGAATCTAACTTCCAAGGTGCTATCACCAACCGTGAACAATACGAAACTATCTTGAAGTATATCAAGATCGGTAAGGAGGAAGGTGCTAAGATATTAACCGGTGGTGAAACTATCGGCAACAAGGGTTACTTCATCAAACCAACTATTTTCTACGATGTTAAGGAAGATATGGAAATTGTTAGAGAAGAAATCTTTGGTCCAGTGGTCACTGTCTCCAAATTTaaggatattgaagatggtgTTGCCATGGCAAACGCCTCTGAATTCGGGTTAGGTGCTGGTATTGAAACTGAAAACTTGTCTACCGCTTTGAAGGTTGCCAAGATGTTGAAATCAGGTACCGTATGGATTAACACTTacaatgattttgattcaAGAGTCCCATTCGGTGGTGTTAAACAATCAGGTTACGGTAGAGAAATGGGTGAAGAAGTTTACGACTGTTACACTGAAGTAAAGGCCATCAGAATTAAGTTGTAA